In the genome of Tripterygium wilfordii isolate XIE 37 chromosome 19, ASM1340144v1, whole genome shotgun sequence, one region contains:
- the LOC119985384 gene encoding protein DETOXIFICATION 19-like isoform X2, which yields MSSIPAGSHGTEEIPLLGGNREEWWKRVLDVEEAKKQVFFALPMILTNVFYYLIPLVSVMFAGHLSELELAGATLANSWATVTGFAFTTGLSGALETLCGQGFGAKLYKMLGIHLQASCIVSFLFSILVSVLWFYTEPILILLHQDHDIAKTAALYMKYLIPGLFAYGFLQNILRFLQTQSVVMPLVVLSAFPMGIHIGIAYSLVHWTDLGFTGAPLAASISLWMSFIVLATYVICSKKFQHTWDGFSFEPFSYITANLKLALPSAAMVCLEYWAFEILVFLAGLMPNSEMTTSLVAMCVNTETIAYMLTYGLSAAASTRVSNELGAGNPSKAKSAMAVTLKLSVLLGLTVVLALALGHNIWAGLFSDSPAIVIEFASMTPLLAISITLDAVQGVLSGVARGCGWQHLAVYANLATFYLIGMPIASLLGLKLKLYAKGLWIGLISGLSCQAFTLLIVTLRAKWAKVDLSCDKETHDFE from the exons ATGTCATCAATTCCTGCTGGTTCACATGGGACTGAAGAAATACCCTTGTTAGGGGGAAACAGAGAAGAATGGTGGAAGAGAGTATTGGATGTGGAAGAGGCAAAGAAGCAAGTGTTTTTTGCTTTGCCGATGATTCTTACGAATGTTTTCTACTACCTTATACCATTGGTTTCTGTCATGTTTGCTGGTCACCTCAGTGAACTTGAGCTTGCTGGTGCCACTCTTGCCAATTCATGGGCCACTGTCACAGGTTTCGCTTTCACG ACAGGGTTAAGTGGAGCACTTGAAACACTTTGTGGTCAAGGATTTGGTGCAAAACTGTACAAGATGTTGGGGATTCATCTACAAGCATCTTGCATTGTATcatttttgttctccattctagTTTCCGTCCTCTGGTTTTATACAGAACCCATATTGATCTTACTTCACCAAGACCACGACATTGCAAAAACGGCAGCTCTATATATGAAGTATCTTATACCAGGTTTATTTGCATATGGGTTCCTGCAAAACATCTTGAGGTTTCTGCAGACACAATCAGTCGTTATGCCTCTGGTTGTGCTTTCTGCATTTCCAATGGGCATCCATATTGGCATAGCTTATTCTTTGGTTCATTGGACTGATCTTGGTTTCACGGGTGCTCCATTGGCAGCTTCAATTTCACTGTGGATGTCATTCATTGTCTTGGCTACCTATGTGATTTGTTCAAAGAAATTTCAGCATACATGGGATGGGTTTTCATTTGAACCATTCAGTTACATAACAGCAAACTTGAAACTAGCATTGCCTTCTGCAGCAATGGTGTG TTTGGAGTATTGGGCTTTTGAGATTCTGGTGTTCTTGGCAGGATTGATGCCAAATTCAGAGATGACTACTTCATTGGTTGCAATGTG TGTGAACACAGAAACGATCGCCTATATGCTTACATATGGTCTCAGCGCTGCCGCAAG CACAAGGGTGTCAAATGAGTTGGGAGCAGGAAATCCTAGCAAAGCTAAGAGCGCCATGGCTGTGACTCTGAAGCTTTCTGTTCTCTTAGGCCTCACTGTTGTTTTGGCATTAGCACTTGGTCATAATATATGGGCAGGCCTTTTCAGTGACAGCCCAGCTATAGTAATAGAGTTTGCTTCCATGACACCTTTATTAGCCATCTCAATTACTCTTGATGCTGTACAAGGCGTTTTATCAG GGGTGGCTAGAGGTTGTGGTTGGCAGCATTTGGCTGTGTATGCCAACTTGGCAACATTCTATCTTATTGGCATGCCAATTGCAAGCCTTCTTGGACTTAAGTTGAAGCTCTATGCTAAg GGATTGTGGATTGGCTTAATCTCTGGACTCAGCTGCCAAGCCTTCACTCTTTTGATCGTTACACTACGTGCAAAATGGGCCAAGGTTGATCTCTCTTGTGACAAAGAAACTCATGATTTCGAGTGA
- the LOC119985386 gene encoding premnaspirodiene oxygenase-like isoform X2, with translation MIGSLPHRRLHDLANKYGPLMRLQLGELSTIVVSSPEVAKEVMKTHDIAFASRPYLLAMEVLFYNISNMGFSPYGDYWRQMRKILTMELLSGRRVQALRSIREEEVSQFVKSISSNARSKINLNEMLISLTYTITTKTAFGGSCEKHGAFVPLIREIVEVTSGFCLADMFPSVKLFHLISGMRTRLEKLHHEVDKILESLIHEHRVNKSRIDSAEELADDFLDVLLKLQAHGEFQFPLTANNIKALEVFMAGSETTSTASEWAMSELLKNPIVMAKAQAEVRQVFGRKGYVDEAGLEELEFLKLVIKESLRLHPPLPLLLPRECSERCHINGYDIPFKTQIIINAWSIGRDANYWIDVEKFYPERIVNSSIDYKGNNFEFIPFGSGRRMCPGMSSGIVTVELILAKLLYHFDWKLPNSINQEELDMTENFGGAVGRKNNLYLIPIPYNAILVE, from the exons ATGATCGGATCTCTGCCACATCGACGCCTACATGATTTAGCCAACAAATATGGACCTCTTATGCGTCTTCAGCTTGGGGAATTGTCCACCATTGTTGTTTCTTCTCCTGAAGTCGCCAAGGAAGTGATGAAAACCCATGATATTGCTTTTGCATCCAGACCTTATCTTCTTGCCATGGAGGTCTTGTTCTATAACATTAGTAATATGGGGTTTTCACCATATGGAGATTACTGGAGACAGATGCGTAAAATATTGACAATGGAGCTCTTAAGCGGAAGAAGGGTTCAAGCTTTGCGATCGATCAGAGAGGAAGAGGTATCACAGTTTGTTAAATCCATTTCTTCAAATGCAAGATCAAAGATCAACCTCAACGAGATGTTAATTTCTTTAACATATACAATCACGACGAAGACCGCATTTGGTGGGAGTTGCGAGAAGCACGGAGCATTTGTACCACTTATAAGAGAAATCGTAGAGGTTACCTCTGGTTTCTGCTTGGCTGATATGTTCCCTTCTGTCAAGTTGTTTCATCTGATCAGTGGGATGAGAACTCGCCTTGAGAAGCTGCATCATGAAGTCGATAAGATACTTGAGAGCCTCATCCATGAACATAGAGTTAACAAGTCGAGAATCGACTCCGCTGAGGAGCTTGCTGATGATTTCTTGGACGTTTTGTTGAAGCTTCAGGCACATGGAGAATTTCAGTTCCCTTTGACAGCAAACAACATCAAAGCACTT GAAGTTTTCATGGCTGGAAGTGAAACAACATCTACAGCTTCCGAGTGGGCAATGTCGGAATtgctaaagaatccaatagtGATGGCAAAGGCTCAAGCAGAGGTGAGGCAGGTCTTTGGCAGAAAAGGATATGTAGATGAAGCTGGACTGGAAGAACTAGAATTCTTGAAATTAGTTATCAAAGAAAGTCTAAGGTTACACCCTCCTCTTCCATTGTTACTCCCAAGAGAATGCAGTGAGAGATGTCACATTAACGGATATGACATACctttcaaaacccaaatcatCATTAATGCATGGAGTATCGGAAGAGATGCTAATTATTGGATTGATGTAGAGAAGTTCTATCCTGAGAGAATCGTCAATAGTTCGATAGACTACAAGGGGAACAACTTTGAATTTATCCCTTTTGGTTCTGGTAGGAGAATGTGCCCTGGCATGTCATCTGGAATAGTGACTGTTGAGCTTATACTTGCAAAGTTACTCTATCATTTTGACTGGAAGCTCCCTAATAGCATCAATCAAGAAGAACTAGATATGACTGAGAATTTTGGTGGTGCAGTTGGAAGAAAGAATAATTTGTATTTAATCCCCATTCCTTACAATGCTATCCTTGTTGAGTAA
- the LOC119985388 gene encoding squamosa promoter-binding-like protein 3, with the protein MDTRTLEQTKHAMKDKASIDYEEELEDEMEEEDGVGGGDDKRKPVYGRKGSSSGGCGGVSPPSCQVERCTVDLTDAKRYHKRHKVCEVHAKSPAVIVSGLRQRFCQQCSRFHELSEFDEAKRSCRRRLAGHNERRRKSSTESYGENNTSRKGSTPPQTKESQCWNTDEISGFYMNIPRGSSSYNRHSHIK; encoded by the exons ATGGATACCAGAACTCTTGAACAAACCAAGCACGCAATGAAAGATAAAGCAAGCATAGACtatgaagaagaattagagGATGAAATGGAGGAAGAAGATGGTGTTGGAGGTGGTGATGACAAGAGGAAACCAGTTTATGGGAGAAAAGGGTCCAGTAGTGGTGGTTGCGGTGGGGTGTCGCCACCTAGTTGTCAGGTGGAGAGGTGCACGGTTGATTTGACCGATGCAAAGCGATACCATAAGCGACATAAGGTGTGTGAGGTTCATGCCAAGTCACCTGCCGTGATTGTTTCAGGGCTCAGGCAGCGGTTCTGTCAGCAATGTAGCAG GTTCCATGAGTTATCGGAGTTCGATGAAGCAAAACGAAGTTGTCGCAGGCGGTTGGCAGGACACAATGAGCGAAGGAGGAAGAGCTCAACTGAATCTTATGGTGAAAACAACACAAGCCGCAAAGGTAGTACTCCTCCTCAGACCAAAGAAAGTCAGTGTTGGAACACTGATGAAATAAGTGGATTCTATATGAACATACCTCGAGGCAGCTCCAGTTACAACAGGCATTCCCATATCAAATAA
- the LOC119985386 gene encoding premnaspirodiene oxygenase-like isoform X1, with the protein MIGSLPHRRLHDLANKYGPLMRLQLGELSTIVVSSPEVAKEVMKTHDIAFASRPYLLAMEVLFYNISNMGFSPYGDYWRQMRKILTMELLSGRRVQALRSIREEEVSQFVKSISSNARSKINLNEMLISLTYTITTKTAFGGSCEKHGAFVPLIREIVEVTSGFCLADMFPSVKLFHLISGMRTRLEKLHHEVDKILESLIHEHRVNKSRIDSAEELADDFLDVLLKLQAHGEFQFPLTANNIKALVMEVFMAGSETTSTASEWAMSELLKNPIVMAKAQAEVRQVFGRKGYVDEAGLEELEFLKLVIKESLRLHPPLPLLLPRECSERCHINGYDIPFKTQIIINAWSIGRDANYWIDVEKFYPERIVNSSIDYKGNNFEFIPFGSGRRMCPGMSSGIVTVELILAKLLYHFDWKLPNSINQEELDMTENFGGAVGRKNNLYLIPIPYNAILVE; encoded by the exons ATGATCGGATCTCTGCCACATCGACGCCTACATGATTTAGCCAACAAATATGGACCTCTTATGCGTCTTCAGCTTGGGGAATTGTCCACCATTGTTGTTTCTTCTCCTGAAGTCGCCAAGGAAGTGATGAAAACCCATGATATTGCTTTTGCATCCAGACCTTATCTTCTTGCCATGGAGGTCTTGTTCTATAACATTAGTAATATGGGGTTTTCACCATATGGAGATTACTGGAGACAGATGCGTAAAATATTGACAATGGAGCTCTTAAGCGGAAGAAGGGTTCAAGCTTTGCGATCGATCAGAGAGGAAGAGGTATCACAGTTTGTTAAATCCATTTCTTCAAATGCAAGATCAAAGATCAACCTCAACGAGATGTTAATTTCTTTAACATATACAATCACGACGAAGACCGCATTTGGTGGGAGTTGCGAGAAGCACGGAGCATTTGTACCACTTATAAGAGAAATCGTAGAGGTTACCTCTGGTTTCTGCTTGGCTGATATGTTCCCTTCTGTCAAGTTGTTTCATCTGATCAGTGGGATGAGAACTCGCCTTGAGAAGCTGCATCATGAAGTCGATAAGATACTTGAGAGCCTCATCCATGAACATAGAGTTAACAAGTCGAGAATCGACTCCGCTGAGGAGCTTGCTGATGATTTCTTGGACGTTTTGTTGAAGCTTCAGGCACATGGAGAATTTCAGTTCCCTTTGACAGCAAACAACATCAAAGCACTTGTAATG GAAGTTTTCATGGCTGGAAGTGAAACAACATCTACAGCTTCCGAGTGGGCAATGTCGGAATtgctaaagaatccaatagtGATGGCAAAGGCTCAAGCAGAGGTGAGGCAGGTCTTTGGCAGAAAAGGATATGTAGATGAAGCTGGACTGGAAGAACTAGAATTCTTGAAATTAGTTATCAAAGAAAGTCTAAGGTTACACCCTCCTCTTCCATTGTTACTCCCAAGAGAATGCAGTGAGAGATGTCACATTAACGGATATGACATACctttcaaaacccaaatcatCATTAATGCATGGAGTATCGGAAGAGATGCTAATTATTGGATTGATGTAGAGAAGTTCTATCCTGAGAGAATCGTCAATAGTTCGATAGACTACAAGGGGAACAACTTTGAATTTATCCCTTTTGGTTCTGGTAGGAGAATGTGCCCTGGCATGTCATCTGGAATAGTGACTGTTGAGCTTATACTTGCAAAGTTACTCTATCATTTTGACTGGAAGCTCCCTAATAGCATCAATCAAGAAGAACTAGATATGACTGAGAATTTTGGTGGTGCAGTTGGAAGAAAGAATAATTTGTATTTAATCCCCATTCCTTACAATGCTATCCTTGTTGAGTAA
- the LOC119986103 gene encoding cytochrome P450 71D9-like translates to MDYQIPTFPIILAFLVFLLMLLRIWGKSKINKSNSVAPPSPWKLPLIGNIHQMIGSLPHRRLHDLANKYGPLMHLQLGELSTIVVSSPEVAKEVMKTHDISFASRPYILAIDVLFYNTSNMGFSPYGDYWRQMRKILTVELLTGRRVQALRSIREEEVSEFVKSISSNARSKINLSEMLICLTYAIISKTAFGGSCEKHGAFVPLLREIVEVTSGFGLTDMFPSIKLFHLISETRTHLEKLHSEVDKILESLIHERRVNKLRINSTEEFGKDFLDILLNLQAHGEFQFPLTADNIKALITEVFLGGSETSSTASEWAMSELLKNPIVMTKAQAEVRQVFDKKGYVDEAGLEELEFLKLVIKETLRLHPPFPLLLPRECRERCQINGYDIPVKTQIIINAWSIGRDPNYWIDAEKFYPERFINSSIDYKGNNFEFIPFGSGRRMCPGLSSGVLTVELILANLLYHFDWKLPNNINQEELDMTEIIGSAVGRKNDLYLIPIPYTVTPAVSKHIDSHF, encoded by the exons ATGGATTATCAAATTCCTACTTTTCCGATTATCTTGgcctttcttgttttcttattgATGCTGCTGAGAATATGGGgcaaatcaaaaatcaataaGTCAAATTCGGTTGCTCCTCCTTCTCCATGGAAGTTACCCCTGATAGGAAACATTCACCAAATGATTGGTTCTCTGCCGCATCGACGCCTACATGATTTAGCCAACAAATATGGACCTCTTATGCATCTTCAACTTGGTGAATTGTCCACTATTGTTGTTTCTTCTCCAGAAGTCGCCAAAGAAGTCATGAAAACCCATGACATTAGTTTTGCATCCAGACCTTATATTCTTGCCATAGATGTCCTATTCTATAACACTAGTAATATGGGGTTTTCACCATATGGAGATTACTGGAGACAGATGCGTAAAATTTTGACCGTGGAGCTCTTAACTGGAAGAAGGGTTCAAGCTTTGCGATCGATCAGAGAGGAAGAGGTATCGGAGTTTGTTAAATCCATTTCTTCAAATGCAAGGTCAAAAATCAACCTCAGCGAGATGTTAATTTGTTTAACATATGCTATCATTTCAAAGACGGCATTTGGTGGGAGTTGTGAGAAGCATGGAGCATTTGTACCACTTCTAAGAGAAATCGTAGAGGTTACCTCTGGTTTCGGTTTGACTGATATGTTCCCTTCCATCAAGTTGTTTCATCTTATCAGTGAAACGAGAACTCACCTTGAGAAGCTGCATAGCGAAGTCGATAAGATACTTGAGAGCCTCATCCATGAACGTAGAGTTAACAAGTTAAGAATCAACTCCACTGAAGAGTTTGGTAAAGATTTCTTGgacattctcttgaatcttcaggCACATGGAGAATTTCAGTTTCCCTTGACAGCAGACAACATCAAAGCACTTATAACG GAAGTTTTCTTGGGTGGGAGTGAAACATCATCTACGGCTTCAGAGTGGGCAATGTCGGAATtgctaaagaatccaatagtGATGACAAAAGCTCAAGCAGAGGTAAGACAAGTCTTTGACAAAAAAGGATATGTAGATGAAGCCGGACTAGAAGAACTAGAATTCTTGAAATTGGTTATCAAAGAAACTTTAAGGTTACACCCTCCTTTTCCATTGTTACTCCCAAGAGAATGCAGAGAAAGATGTCAAATTAATGGATATGACATACCGGTCAAAACCCAAATCATCATTAATGCATGGAGTATCGGAAGAGATCCTAATTATTGGATTGATGCAGAGAAGTTCTATCCCGAGAGATTCATCAATAGTTCGATAGACTACAAGGGGAATAACTTTGAATTTATCCCTTTTGGTTCTGGTAGGAGAATGTGTCCTGGTTTGTCATCTGGAGTACTGACCGTTGAGCTTATACTTGCAAATTTACTCTACCATTTTGACTGGAAGCTCCCTAATAACATCAATCAAGAAGAACTAGACATGACTGAGATTATTGGTTCTGCAGTTGGAAGAAAAAATGATCTGTATTTAATCCCCATCCCTTACACTGTTACACCGGCTGTGTCAAAACATATAGATTCTCACTTTTAG
- the LOC119985384 gene encoding protein DETOXIFICATION 19-like isoform X1, with amino-acid sequence MSSIPAGSHGTEEIPLLGGNREEWWKRVLDVEEAKKQVFFALPMILTNVFYYLIPLVSVMFAGHLSELELAGATLANSWATVTGFAFTTGLSGALETLCGQGFGAKLYKMLGIHLQASCIVSFLFSILVSVLWFYTEPILILLHQDHDIAKTAALYMKYLIPGLFAYGFLQNILRFLQTQSVVMPLVVLSAFPMGIHIGIAYSLVHWTDLGFTGAPLAASISLWMSFIVLATYVICSKKFQHTWDGFSFEPFSYITANLKLALPSAAMVCLEYWAFEILVFLAGLMPNSEMTTSLVAMCVNTETIAYMLTYGLSAAASTRVSNELGAGNPSKAKSAMAVTLKLSVLLGLTVVLALALGHNIWAGLFSDSPAIVIEFASMTPLLAISITLDAVQGVLSGVARGCGWQHLAVYANLATFYLIGMPIASLLGLKLKLYAKGLWIGLISGLFCQTSTLVFITLSARWTKVDLSRDVDEETMALE; translated from the exons ATGTCATCAATTCCTGCTGGTTCACATGGGACTGAAGAAATACCCTTGTTAGGGGGAAACAGAGAAGAATGGTGGAAGAGAGTATTGGATGTGGAAGAGGCAAAGAAGCAAGTGTTTTTTGCTTTGCCGATGATTCTTACGAATGTTTTCTACTACCTTATACCATTGGTTTCTGTCATGTTTGCTGGTCACCTCAGTGAACTTGAGCTTGCTGGTGCCACTCTTGCCAATTCATGGGCCACTGTCACAGGTTTCGCTTTCACG ACAGGGTTAAGTGGAGCACTTGAAACACTTTGTGGTCAAGGATTTGGTGCAAAACTGTACAAGATGTTGGGGATTCATCTACAAGCATCTTGCATTGTATcatttttgttctccattctagTTTCCGTCCTCTGGTTTTATACAGAACCCATATTGATCTTACTTCACCAAGACCACGACATTGCAAAAACGGCAGCTCTATATATGAAGTATCTTATACCAGGTTTATTTGCATATGGGTTCCTGCAAAACATCTTGAGGTTTCTGCAGACACAATCAGTCGTTATGCCTCTGGTTGTGCTTTCTGCATTTCCAATGGGCATCCATATTGGCATAGCTTATTCTTTGGTTCATTGGACTGATCTTGGTTTCACGGGTGCTCCATTGGCAGCTTCAATTTCACTGTGGATGTCATTCATTGTCTTGGCTACCTATGTGATTTGTTCAAAGAAATTTCAGCATACATGGGATGGGTTTTCATTTGAACCATTCAGTTACATAACAGCAAACTTGAAACTAGCATTGCCTTCTGCAGCAATGGTGTG TTTGGAGTATTGGGCTTTTGAGATTCTGGTGTTCTTGGCAGGATTGATGCCAAATTCAGAGATGACTACTTCATTGGTTGCAATGTG TGTGAACACAGAAACGATCGCCTATATGCTTACATATGGTCTCAGCGCTGCCGCAAG CACAAGGGTGTCAAATGAGTTGGGAGCAGGAAATCCTAGCAAAGCTAAGAGCGCCATGGCTGTGACTCTGAAGCTTTCTGTTCTCTTAGGCCTCACTGTTGTTTTGGCATTAGCACTTGGTCATAATATATGGGCAGGCCTTTTCAGTGACAGCCCAGCTATAGTAATAGAGTTTGCTTCCATGACACCTTTATTAGCCATCTCAATTACTCTTGATGCTGTACAAGGCGTTTTATCAG GGGTGGCTAGAGGTTGTGGTTGGCAGCATTTGGCTGTGTATGCCAACTTGGCAACATTCTATCTTATTGGCATGCCAATTGCAAGCCTTCTTGGACTTAAGTTGAAGCTCTATGCTAAg GGGTTGTGGATTGGCTTAATCTCTGGACTCTTCTGCCAAACAAGCACTCTTGTTTTCATTACTCTAAGTGCAAGATGGACAAAGGTGGATCTTTCTCGTGATGTAGATGAAGAAACGATGGCTTTGGAGTAA